The DNA segment CCTGACACCGCTCCATGAGCGCCGTGCAGCCTGTACAGATGAACGAGTGGCAGAGATTCTGGAAGCCGGTAACAAGAAAGCGACCGAATTCGCCATGAAAACCATGGATGAAGTTCGCAGTGTTCTGAATCTGGACTTCTAATTCCGAATCTGGACTTCTATTATATAGATATATCCGGGAGCCTTTTGATACAAGGCTCCCATTTTCCATACTGTTTCTCCCCCTAGTGCTGCTGAGACAAATTTTCAGATGAATTATTTGTATTGCAGTGTCTTTAACGATACAGAGATGGAAACCAGTAACCCGCCTCGTGCGTCCTCAGTCATGGAACGCACCATCCCAGTAAAGACGATACGGGATGTGGGGCTGGGATAAGGGGAGAGGGGTGCCCTAAAAGACAGGCTCCTCTCTCCTCTTACTCCAGCCGCTGGAGGACCAACCCCCCAAAGGAGTTAACATGACCGCACAGCAAGGTAGCACCGTCAAGGTTCATTACACAGGTACCCTCAAGGATGACGGCAGCCAGTTCGATTCAAGTGAAGGTCGTGAACCGCTTGAGTTCAAGTTAGGCGAAGGTATGGTTATCGCTGGCTTTGAGCGCGCAGTCCTCGGCAAATCAGTCGGCGAGACCGTCTCCGTGGAGATCCCGCCAGAGGAAGGCTATGGTGAGCCTAATGATGAGCTTGTTTTTCAAGTTCGCAAGGAACAGATTCCACCCAATGTCGAATTGGAAGAAGGCATCATGCTGGAAATCCGTTCGGAAGACGGCACACCTGCTTATGTGCATGTGACGACAATCGAAGAAGATCTGGTCACTCTGGATGGCAATCATCCCTTGGCAGGAAAAATCCTCTGTTTTGATATAGAGGTTGTTGAAGTCATCTAATATATTAATGATTGATTGATATCACATTCAAAACCCGCTTCGGCCTTTATTGGACCGAAGCGGGTTCTTGCACAAGAGACAACAGGACGAAAAGTGATGAGTATTTCCAAACGATGCTGCGAATTGACCCCATTTCTTGTCATGGAGATTCTTGAACAGGCCCAGGCCATGGAGCGCGCCGGGAAGTCCATAATCCACATGGAAGTGGGCGAACCCGACTTTGATACTCCTGACTGTATCAAGCAAGCATCATGCGAAGCGCTCGACAAAGGGCAAACCCACTACACACACTCGCTGGGGATACTGGAACTTCGAGAAGCCATAGCCGAAGATTATCGCATGCGCTACGGCGTCACTATTGACCCCGGAACCATCGCGATTACACAAGGAACAAGCCCCGCGATG comes from the Pseudodesulfovibrio piezophilus C1TLV30 genome and includes:
- a CDS encoding FKBP-type peptidyl-prolyl cis-trans isomerase — its product is MTAQQGSTVKVHYTGTLKDDGSQFDSSEGREPLEFKLGEGMVIAGFERAVLGKSVGETVSVEIPPEEGYGEPNDELVFQVRKEQIPPNVELEEGIMLEIRSEDGTPAYVHVTTIEEDLVTLDGNHPLAGKILCFDIEVVEVI